Proteins encoded within one genomic window of Panicum virgatum strain AP13 chromosome 1N, P.virgatum_v5, whole genome shotgun sequence:
- the LOC120653394 gene encoding NAC domain-containing protein 71-like: MSTKAAKAIGLPPGLNFHPDDDELVEFFLLPTVRGEPAWFPGVIVVDDDTAANTVPWKLLERHGLAGDDEAYFFVRTKQDAKEAARQDRYCAGGARWVSQRPVFGARASAARGSSGKGST; this comes from the coding sequence ATGTCGACCAAGGCCGCCAAGGCCATCGGGCTCCCGCCCGGCCTCAACTTCCaccccgacgacgacgagctcgTCGAGTTCTTCCTCCTGCCGACCGTCCGCGGCGAGCCAGCCTGGTTCCCGGGCGTCATCGTCGTCGATGACGACACCGCCGCTAACACGGTGCCCTGGAAGCTCCTGGAGCGCCACGGcctggccggcgacgacgaggcctaCTTCTTCGTGCGCACCAAGCAGGACGCCAAGGAAGCCGCCCGTCAGGATCGCTactgcgccggcggcgcgaggtGGGTCTCGCAGAGGCCCGTGTTCGGCGCTCGTGCATCGGCGGCGAGAGGATCGAGTGGAAAAGGATCAACCTGA
- the LOC120655452 gene encoding GDSL esterase/lipase At4g10955-like isoform X2, producing MAVERDVFGISGPTYLKSVDWNCKHNRRSVAASLVQAVYVLERDRQLNRQSVEALAPSWWEFFHFELIRKLVDDADMSIFGAIFEFKPPSSEEASAVNAPRFVVAFRGTITERDTISRDLSLDLHLVQNGLHRTSRFTIAMQAVQNVASVFPGSTIWLAGHSLGAGMAILTGRNMVKKGVFLESFLFNPPFVAAPIERIRDERVKHGFRIARSVITAGLTIAMKGKTEGNSQRSVAEESFSILSSWTPYLYVNPGDHICSEYIGYFQHRKNMEDLGAGFIEKLATQNSIGDLLFKALGWESEPLHLLPSADLIVNVSPSPDFKYAHGISQWWQPELNLQCSKYRYE from the exons ATGGCTGTGGAAAGAGATGTCTTTGGCATCTCCGGGCCGACATACCTGAAATCTGTTGATTG GAACTGCAAGCATAATCGGAGATCTGTGGCTGCAAGCTTAGTTCAGGCTGTATATGTGTTGGAGAGAGACAGACAATTAAATCGCCAATCTGTTGAAGCCCTTGCTCCTTCTTGGTGGGAATTCTTCCATTTTGAGCTGATTCGCAAGCTCGTTGATGATGCCGATATGTCCATATTTGGTgcaatatttgaattcaaacctccTTCAAGTGAAGAAGCTTCTGCTGTGAATGCTCCAAGATTTGTCGTTGCTTTCAGAGGCACCATAACAGAAAGGGATACCATCTCTAGGGATCTTTCCCTTGACCTCCACCTTGTACAAAATGGTCTCCATAGGACCTCAAGATTTACCATTGCAATGCAAGCTGTTCAAAATGTTGCCTCGGTTTTTCCTGGATCCACAATTTGGCTAGCAGGGCACTCATTGGGTGCTGGTATGGCTATCCTTACTGGAAGAAACATGGTTAAGAAGGGTGTGTTTTTGGAGAGCTTTCTCTTCAATCCACCCTTTGTCGCTGCTCCAATCGAAAGGATCAGGGATGAAAGGGTAAAGCACGGTTTCCGCATTGCTAGAAGTGTAATTACTGCTGGATTAACTATTGCAATGAAAGGTAAAACTGAGGGGAACAGTCAGAGATCTGTTGCTGAAGAATCTTTCAGCATTCTGTCATCATGGACGCCGTATCTATACGTTAACCCAGGAGACCACATCTGTTCAGAGTACATCGGGTACTTCCAACACCGGAAGAACATGGAGGATCTCGGTGCTGGTTTTATTGAGAAGCTTGCAACCCAGAATTCCATCGGAGATCTGTTGTTCAAGGCATTAGGGTGGGAATCCGAACCACTGCACCTTCTCCCATCTGCTGACTTGATCGTCAATGTGAGCCCTTCACCTGATTTCAAATATGCTCATGGCATCAGCCAATGGTGGCAGCCAGAGCTGAACTTGCAGTGCAGTAAATATCGGTACGAATAG
- the LOC120655452 gene encoding GDSL esterase/lipase At4g10955-like isoform X1 — MAVERDVFGISGPTYLKSVDWYYIWTCALLLAIARMNLNCKHNRRSVAASLVQAVYVLERDRQLNRQSVEALAPSWWEFFHFELIRKLVDDADMSIFGAIFEFKPPSSEEASAVNAPRFVVAFRGTITERDTISRDLSLDLHLVQNGLHRTSRFTIAMQAVQNVASVFPGSTIWLAGHSLGAGMAILTGRNMVKKGVFLESFLFNPPFVAAPIERIRDERVKHGFRIARSVITAGLTIAMKGKTEGNSQRSVAEESFSILSSWTPYLYVNPGDHICSEYIGYFQHRKNMEDLGAGFIEKLATQNSIGDLLFKALGWESEPLHLLPSADLIVNVSPSPDFKYAHGISQWWQPELNLQCSKYRYE; from the exons ATGGCTGTGGAAAGAGATGTCTTTGGCATCTCCGGGCCGACATACCTGAAATCTGTTGATTG GTACTACATTTGGACATGTGCATTGCTACTTGCAATTGCCAGAATGAACTT GAACTGCAAGCATAATCGGAGATCTGTGGCTGCAAGCTTAGTTCAGGCTGTATATGTGTTGGAGAGAGACAGACAATTAAATCGCCAATCTGTTGAAGCCCTTGCTCCTTCTTGGTGGGAATTCTTCCATTTTGAGCTGATTCGCAAGCTCGTTGATGATGCCGATATGTCCATATTTGGTgcaatatttgaattcaaacctccTTCAAGTGAAGAAGCTTCTGCTGTGAATGCTCCAAGATTTGTCGTTGCTTTCAGAGGCACCATAACAGAAAGGGATACCATCTCTAGGGATCTTTCCCTTGACCTCCACCTTGTACAAAATGGTCTCCATAGGACCTCAAGATTTACCATTGCAATGCAAGCTGTTCAAAATGTTGCCTCGGTTTTTCCTGGATCCACAATTTGGCTAGCAGGGCACTCATTGGGTGCTGGTATGGCTATCCTTACTGGAAGAAACATGGTTAAGAAGGGTGTGTTTTTGGAGAGCTTTCTCTTCAATCCACCCTTTGTCGCTGCTCCAATCGAAAGGATCAGGGATGAAAGGGTAAAGCACGGTTTCCGCATTGCTAGAAGTGTAATTACTGCTGGATTAACTATTGCAATGAAAGGTAAAACTGAGGGGAACAGTCAGAGATCTGTTGCTGAAGAATCTTTCAGCATTCTGTCATCATGGACGCCGTATCTATACGTTAACCCAGGAGACCACATCTGTTCAGAGTACATCGGGTACTTCCAACACCGGAAGAACATGGAGGATCTCGGTGCTGGTTTTATTGAGAAGCTTGCAACCCAGAATTCCATCGGAGATCTGTTGTTCAAGGCATTAGGGTGGGAATCCGAACCACTGCACCTTCTCCCATCTGCTGACTTGATCGTCAATGTGAGCCCTTCACCTGATTTCAAATATGCTCATGGCATCAGCCAATGGTGGCAGCCAGAGCTGAACTTGCAGTGCAGTAAATATCGGTACGAATAG